One genomic segment of Bacteroides caccae includes these proteins:
- the mscL gene encoding large-conductance mechanosensitive channel protein MscL, whose amino-acid sequence MGKNTFLQDFKAFAMKGNVIDMAVGVVIGGAFGKIVSSLVANVIMPPIGLLVGGVNFTDLKWVMKAAEIGADGKEIAPAVSLDYGQFLQATFDFLIIAFSIFLFIRLITKLTTKKNEETPAAPPAPPAPTKEEVLLTEIRDLLKEKN is encoded by the coding sequence ATGGGAAAGAACACATTTTTACAGGACTTTAAGGCGTTTGCCATGAAAGGAAACGTCATAGACATGGCTGTCGGTGTAGTTATTGGTGGTGCGTTTGGAAAAATCGTATCATCATTGGTTGCTAATGTAATTATGCCTCCGATTGGTTTACTGGTTGGTGGTGTGAACTTTACGGATTTGAAATGGGTAATGAAAGCGGCTGAAATCGGAGCTGATGGTAAAGAGATTGCTCCTGCCGTTTCTTTGGATTACGGGCAGTTTCTGCAAGCGACTTTTGACTTTCTGATTATAGCCTTCTCCATATTCTTATTTATACGTCTGATTACGAAATTGACTACAAAGAAAAATGAGGAAACTCCGGCAGCGCCTCCCGCTCCTCCTGCACCTACCAAAGAAGAAGTGTTGTTGACGGAGATTCGTGATTTACTGAAAGAGAAGAATTAA
- a CDS encoding DUF4847 family protein produces the protein MMRNISKILGLLLLLPLFTGCNDSDDVAAIFTGKTWKLNYITVDGGHDMFPFWENEAQKTKIYDELNKNGTYNVIFEGTVEGDIIKGNIKGTVITTTGNFEGTWSANGKNNKFEATVEGNNGGDALAKNFLEGLNNATSYEGDENNLYLLYKPQSNTQTFRMVFRVVSGN, from the coding sequence ATGATGAGAAATATAAGTAAAATACTTGGGTTGTTGCTATTGCTCCCTCTATTCACCGGATGTAATGATTCGGATGATGTGGCTGCTATCTTTACCGGGAAAACCTGGAAACTAAATTACATCACTGTGGATGGTGGACATGATATGTTTCCTTTTTGGGAGAATGAAGCTCAAAAAACAAAGATTTATGACGAACTTAACAAGAATGGTACATACAACGTCATATTTGAGGGTACGGTTGAAGGCGATATTATAAAAGGAAATATAAAGGGAACAGTAATTACTACCACCGGCAACTTTGAAGGTACATGGAGTGCCAATGGTAAGAATAATAAATTCGAAGCAACTGTAGAAGGAAACAATGGTGGAGATGCACTCGCCAAGAACTTTCTTGAAGGCCTGAACAACGCAACATCTTACGAAGGAGATGAGAACAACTTATACCTTTTATATAAACCTCAATCTAACACTCAGACATTCCGTATGGTTTTCCGTGTAGTTAGTGGTAATTAG
- the guaA gene encoding glutamine-hydrolyzing GMP synthase, with translation MQEKIIILDFGSQTTQLIGRRVRELDTYCEIVPYNKFPKEDTTIKGVILSGSPFSVYDKDAFKVDLSEIRGKYPILGICYGAQFMSYTNGGKVEPAGTREYGRAHLTSFCKDNVLFKGVRENTQVWMSHGDTITAIPANFKKIASTDKVDIAAYQIEGENVWGVQFHPEVFHSEDGTQILKNFVVGVCGCKQDWSPASFIESTVAELKAQLGDDKVVLGLSGGVDSSVAAVLLNRAIGKNLTCIFVDHGMLRKNEFKNVMNDYECLGLNVIGVDASEQFFAELAGVTEPEGKRKIIGKGFIDVFDVEAHKIKDVKWLAQGTIYPDCIESLSITGTVIKSHHNVGGLPEKMNLKLCEPLRLLFKDEVRRVGRELGMPEHLITRHPFPGPGLAVRILGDITPEKVRILQDADDIFIQGLRDWGLYDQVWQAGVILLPVQSVGVMGDERTYERAVALRAVTSTDAMTADWAHLPYEFLGKISNDIINKVKGVNRVTYDISSKPPATIEWE, from the coding sequence ATGCAGGAAAAAATAATAATTCTTGATTTCGGTTCGCAAACTACGCAACTTATTGGACGTCGTGTACGCGAGTTGGACACGTATTGCGAAATTGTTCCTTATAACAAATTTCCTAAAGAAGATACAACAATCAAAGGAGTTATCCTTTCCGGAAGCCCTTTTTCGGTTTATGATAAAGATGCTTTCAAAGTAGATTTGAGTGAGATTCGTGGTAAATATCCTATATTGGGAATTTGCTATGGCGCACAGTTTATGTCGTATACTAACGGTGGGAAAGTAGAGCCGGCCGGTACGCGTGAATATGGGCGTGCGCATCTGACTTCTTTCTGTAAGGATAATGTGTTGTTCAAAGGAGTACGCGAAAATACACAGGTGTGGATGAGCCATGGCGATACGATTACTGCTATCCCTGCTAACTTTAAAAAGATTGCTTCAACAGACAAAGTTGATATTGCTGCCTATCAGATTGAAGGTGAAAATGTATGGGGCGTTCAGTTTCATCCGGAAGTATTTCATAGCGAAGATGGAACACAGATCTTGAAGAATTTCGTAGTCGGGGTTTGTGGGTGCAAGCAGGATTGGTCACCGGCTTCTTTTATCGAAAGCACAGTTGCTGAATTGAAAGCACAGTTGGGTGATGATAAAGTAGTGCTCGGTTTGAGTGGTGGTGTGGATTCTTCTGTAGCTGCCGTGTTGCTGAACAGGGCTATTGGCAAGAATTTGACTTGTATCTTCGTAGATCATGGTATGTTGCGTAAGAATGAGTTCAAGAATGTGATGAACGATTACGAATGCCTTGGCCTGAACGTGATTGGTGTGGATGCCAGTGAGCAGTTCTTTGCGGAATTGGCCGGTGTAACGGAACCGGAAGGTAAACGTAAGATTATCGGTAAGGGCTTTATTGATGTGTTCGATGTAGAAGCTCACAAAATAAAAGATGTAAAATGGTTGGCGCAGGGTACTATTTATCCGGATTGCATAGAATCATTGTCTATCACAGGTACAGTGATTAAGAGTCACCATAATGTAGGGGGCCTTCCGGAGAAAATGAATCTAAAGTTGTGCGAGCCGCTTCGTTTGTTGTTTAAGGATGAAGTTCGTCGTGTAGGTCGTGAGTTGGGTATGCCGGAACATCTGATTACCCGTCATCCGTTCCCGGGACCGGGGTTGGCAGTACGTATTCTGGGAGATATTACGCCGGAGAAGGTACGTATCTTGCAGGATGCGGATGATATCTTTATTCAGGGATTGCGTGATTGGGGATTATATGATCAAGTATGGCAGGCAGGTGTTATCCTGTTGCCGGTACAGTCTGTCGGTGTAATGGGAGATGAGCGTACTTACGAAAGAGCAGTTGCCTTGCGTGCCGTGACATCTACGGATGCTATGACTGCCGATTGGGCGCATTTGCCTTACGAGTTCTTAGGTAAAATTTCGAATGACATTATTAATAAGGTAAAAGGTGTGAACCGTGTAACCTATGATATTAGTTCCAAACCGCCTGCAACAATCGAATGGGAATAA
- a CDS encoding TraB/GumN family protein, whose product MQKFNQLFLAFLTIAIFITCTSTAKQRPEGGWLWKISGNGLSHPSYLFGTYHGTYDILYQYTDSIPELHQAFNACSQFAGESETTSKPTPAQVGVAIKLPKDTTYADLLNKEDFHFLDSIVRQSLKSPLNKVYIKPNFLALILGEIEKGKKLVDTGYSQSQIDSMKSQVMDIALEKKAKEKGLTIVGLEGIFDAFVSEKSNLKKEADELISDLREDDEISPLSFVNTLSDVYRTQNMKSLIDFEVKVDSIFRTSPKLTEIGKRIREDLLKRRNLNWMNKIPELMKAQPTFIAVGVRHLPGKDGLIALLLEKGYQVEPIGL is encoded by the coding sequence ATGCAAAAATTCAATCAACTATTCCTGGCATTTCTTACCATTGCAATCTTTATCACCTGTACTTCCACTGCGAAACAGCGACCGGAAGGCGGTTGGTTATGGAAAATTTCAGGCAACGGTCTTTCGCATCCCTCTTATCTGTTCGGAACATATCATGGTACATACGACATACTATATCAATATACCGACAGTATTCCCGAACTCCACCAAGCCTTTAACGCTTGTAGCCAATTCGCCGGAGAAAGCGAAACAACGTCCAAACCAACCCCTGCTCAGGTCGGAGTCGCTATAAAACTACCTAAAGACACAACCTATGCCGACTTATTAAATAAAGAAGATTTTCATTTTCTCGATTCCATAGTACGTCAAAGTTTAAAATCTCCTTTAAATAAGGTGTATATAAAGCCTAATTTCTTAGCCCTTATTTTAGGAGAGATAGAAAAAGGTAAGAAATTAGTAGACACAGGATACTCCCAAAGTCAGATTGATAGTATGAAATCTCAAGTTATGGACATAGCTTTAGAAAAAAAAGCAAAAGAGAAAGGCCTCACAATTGTCGGCTTGGAGGGTATATTCGACGCCTTTGTATCAGAAAAAAGTAATCTAAAGAAAGAAGCTGACGAATTAATATCAGATCTACGGGAAGATGACGAAATTTCACCTTTATCTTTCGTCAATACCCTTTCAGATGTGTATCGTACTCAAAACATGAAAAGCCTGATAGATTTTGAAGTGAAAGTAGATTCGATCTTCCGAACCTCACCGAAATTAACAGAGATAGGGAAACGAATACGGGAGGATTTGTTAAAGCGCAGAAATCTGAATTGGATGAACAAGATACCCGAACTGATGAAAGCCCAGCCCACCTTCATCGCCGTAGGCGTCCGCCACCTTCCGGGCAAAGACGGATTAATCGCGCTTTTACTTGAAAAAGGATATCAGGTAGAACCGATCGGACTATAA
- a CDS encoding RagB/SusD family nutrient uptake outer membrane protein, translating to MKKNIILTAFSLLLLYGCTGDMERIQTGTNTEELIYADAAKTRQILNNLYARTRLTQGSFSSFSGDGVTFLDCATDNAYAPIEYSSAHTHGKSTMSASDIAMNGGHPWTFYYNSIRNATLFIQKVDKSVLSDEEKASSKLQARFLRALYYAELYRWYGGVVLLGDEIISPTDLDRSRSTAEATVDYIVSELADVASQLPLEWDAPNYGRATKGAALAYIARTKLYAASKLNNPSMDRKKWEDARDALSAVMGLNIYDLYYDTQNPELSYAHYFCERKTKENIYTYLLAANATMHSNLPQGAPWNEKSYVGCTPTQNLVDAYDMKDGTEPITGYDANGQPIINKNSGYDDKNPYENRDPRLKMTIFYHGNTFDLNGSQQALDMTDVDDKSKSSGYLVLKYLDDRIGHKSSGNSNYDCNPQMIRYAEILLGYAETLNELGDSKNAVKTVNLIRKRAGVGELDENKNWNKDELRQRIYKEYRVEFAFEDNRFFDARRWAKAEEWFSKPVYKVTVTGSLENPTYTRSLLEERIFLSKCYHFPIPQQEVDNSQNIEQNAGW from the coding sequence ATGAAGAAAAATATTATTCTAACAGCCTTTTCCCTACTGCTCCTATACGGATGTACCGGTGATATGGAACGAATCCAGACAGGAACGAACACGGAAGAATTAATCTATGCAGACGCAGCAAAGACAAGGCAGATTTTAAATAACCTATATGCCCGCACGCGTCTAACACAAGGTAGCTTCTCCAGTTTCTCCGGAGATGGAGTAACTTTCCTTGACTGTGCAACAGACAACGCATATGCACCTATTGAATATTCATCAGCACATACGCATGGTAAGTCAACCATGTCTGCCTCTGATATTGCAATGAACGGAGGACATCCCTGGACCTTCTATTACAATAGTATCCGTAACGCAACTCTATTTATACAAAAAGTAGACAAATCGGTACTGTCTGATGAAGAAAAAGCCTCCTCAAAATTACAAGCGCGTTTCTTACGGGCACTGTATTATGCAGAATTATACCGTTGGTACGGAGGAGTCGTGTTGCTGGGAGATGAAATCATCTCTCCTACCGACTTGGACCGTTCGCGTTCAACTGCAGAAGCAACCGTCGACTATATCGTTTCCGAACTGGCAGATGTTGCATCACAACTTCCATTAGAATGGGACGCCCCCAATTACGGGCGTGCTACCAAAGGAGCGGCACTGGCCTACATAGCCCGTACCAAACTTTATGCTGCCAGCAAACTAAACAACCCGTCTATGGATCGTAAGAAATGGGAAGATGCCAGAGACGCATTATCAGCAGTCATGGGATTGAATATCTATGATTTATATTATGACACGCAAAATCCGGAATTAAGTTATGCACATTATTTCTGCGAGCGTAAAACCAAAGAAAATATATATACATATCTACTCGCTGCCAATGCCACCATGCATAGTAATCTTCCCCAAGGAGCTCCCTGGAATGAAAAATCTTATGTGGGATGTACTCCCACTCAGAATCTGGTAGATGCTTACGACATGAAAGACGGTACTGAACCAATCACCGGATACGATGCCAATGGCCAGCCTATCATTAATAAAAATTCAGGATATGACGATAAGAATCCTTATGAAAACCGGGATCCACGCCTTAAAATGACAATCTTTTATCATGGCAACACATTCGATCTTAATGGTTCCCAACAAGCGTTGGATATGACTGACGTAGATGATAAAAGCAAATCATCCGGTTATCTCGTCCTGAAATATCTCGACGATAGAATCGGACACAAAAGTTCGGGAAACTCCAATTATGACTGTAACCCCCAAATGATACGTTATGCGGAAATATTACTGGGGTATGCAGAGACACTTAATGAATTGGGTGACAGCAAAAATGCAGTAAAAACAGTCAACCTGATACGCAAACGTGCCGGTGTAGGAGAATTAGATGAAAACAAAAATTGGAATAAGGACGAACTCAGACAGCGCATCTACAAAGAATATCGTGTAGAATTTGCATTCGAAGACAATCGTTTCTTCGATGCCCGCCGATGGGCCAAAGCGGAAGAATGGTTCTCTAAACCAGTATACAAGGTTACTGTAACAGGCAGCCTAGAAAATCCTACATATACCAGAAGCCTGCTGGAAGAACGTATTTTTCTTTCCAAATGTTACCATTTCCCAATCCCGCAGCAAGAAGTTGACAATAGTCAGAATATTGAACAAAACGCCGGGTGGTAA
- a CDS encoding CPBP family intramembrane glutamic endopeptidase: MEILTFPNCRQSIWLAVFFILWTVIVQVICIISGVPSYLCATILYVSTVTILAIAFRTKAMDRSILRFDKPNIKVLLLAAGGTLCLPWVHALIYSIVPFPEFLKKIFTEIGTKDSNEAYIYPFISAILMPFIIEVIFRGIILRGLLTEYGIRKSIIIAAIIYSVVWGCMTLLPVLGLIYGLWFGWLYVYSRSLWTCLITHILLQVSSVAYVMTNYYHPLPQQVNSAMTGDLWIVNLAATIVFILFTYFLYQTFRHHDNRDYTI; this comes from the coding sequence ATGGAAATACTCACTTTTCCCAATTGCCGTCAATCTATTTGGCTAGCTGTCTTCTTTATTCTGTGGACTGTAATCGTTCAAGTTATCTGCATCATATCAGGCGTACCTAGCTATCTATGTGCGACTATACTATATGTAAGCACAGTAACAATACTGGCAATAGCTTTCCGAACCAAAGCAATGGACCGCTCCATACTCCGTTTTGACAAACCAAATATAAAGGTACTATTACTTGCAGCAGGAGGAACTCTCTGCCTTCCGTGGGTACATGCACTGATTTATTCAATCGTACCATTCCCGGAGTTTCTCAAAAAGATATTCACAGAAATTGGAACAAAAGACTCAAACGAGGCTTACATTTATCCTTTTATCAGCGCAATACTCATGCCTTTTATAATAGAAGTCATTTTTAGAGGAATCATTCTAAGAGGACTACTGACAGAATATGGCATCCGAAAATCAATTATAATAGCCGCAATAATTTATTCTGTAGTGTGGGGGTGCATGACCTTATTACCTGTACTAGGATTAATATACGGACTATGGTTCGGCTGGTTGTATGTATATAGCCGGAGCCTATGGACTTGCCTGATAACACATATTCTTTTACAAGTCTCAAGCGTGGCATATGTCATGACTAATTATTATCATCCCCTTCCCCAACAGGTAAACTCAGCAATGACAGGAGATCTATGGATAGTCAATCTGGCAGCCACTATTGTATTTATTCTTTTTACATATTTCTTATACCAAACTTTTAGACATCATGATAACCGAGATTACACAATCTAA
- the gap gene encoding type I glyceraldehyde-3-phosphate dehydrogenase has product MIKVGINGFGRIGRFVFRAAMKRNDIQIVGINDLCPVDYLAYMLKYDTMHGQFDGTIEADVENSKLIVNGQSIRITAERNPADLKWDAVGAEYVVESTGLFLSKDKAQAHIEAGAKYVVMSAPSKDDTPMFVCGVNEKTYVKGTQFVSNASCTTNCLAPIAKVLNDKFGILDGLMTTVHSTTATQKTVDGPSMKDWRGGRAASGNIIPSSTGAAKAVGKVIPALNGKLTGMSMRVPTLDVSVVDLTVNLAKPATYAEICAAMKEASEGELKGILGYTEDAVVSSDFLGDTRTSIFDAKAGIALTDTFVKVVSWYDNEIGYSNKVLDLIAHMASVNA; this is encoded by the coding sequence ATGATTAAAGTAGGTATTAATGGATTCGGACGTATCGGACGTTTCGTTTTCCGCGCTGCAATGAAAAGAAACGATATTCAAATCGTAGGTATCAACGACCTTTGCCCGGTTGACTACTTGGCTTATATGTTGAAGTATGACACTATGCACGGTCAATTCGACGGTACTATCGAAGCAGATGTTGAAAACAGCAAATTGATCGTTAACGGTCAATCTATCCGTATCACTGCTGAAAGAAACCCGGCTGACTTGAAATGGGATGCTGTAGGTGCTGAATACGTTGTTGAATCTACAGGTTTGTTCTTGAGCAAAGACAAAGCTCAGGCTCATATCGAAGCTGGTGCAAAATATGTTGTAATGTCAGCTCCTTCTAAAGATGATACTCCGATGTTCGTTTGTGGTGTAAACGAAAAAACATATGTTAAAGGTACTCAGTTTGTATCTAACGCTTCTTGTACTACTAACTGTCTGGCTCCTATCGCTAAAGTATTGAATGACAAGTTCGGTATCCTTGACGGTTTGATGACTACTGTTCACTCTACAACTGCGACTCAGAAAACAGTTGACGGTCCTTCTATGAAAGACTGGAGAGGTGGTCGTGCTGCTTCCGGTAACATTATCCCTTCTTCTACTGGTGCTGCTAAGGCTGTAGGTAAAGTTATCCCTGCTTTGAACGGCAAATTGACTGGTATGTCTATGCGTGTTCCGACTTTGGACGTATCTGTAGTTGACTTGACAGTTAACTTGGCTAAACCGGCTACTTACGCTGAAATCTGCGCTGCAATGAAAGAAGCTTCTGAAGGCGAATTGAAAGGTATCCTGGGTTACACTGAAGATGCAGTTGTTTCTTCTGACTTCTTGGGTGACACTCGTACTTCTATCTTCGATGCAAAAGCTGGTATTGCTTTGACTGATACATTCGTTAAAGTTGTATCTTGGTATGACAACGAAATCGGCTACTCTAACAAAGTTCTTGACTTGATCGCTCACATGGCATCAGTTAACGCTTAA
- a CDS encoding M3 family metallopeptidase — MNNITNAQNPFFGQYQTPHATVPFDRIKTEHYEPAILEGIKQQNAEIDAIILNPEKANFNNTIEAFEESGELLDRVVSVFGNMLSAETNDDLQELAQKIMPLLSEHSNNITLNEKLFARVKEVYDQKETLQLTQEQSQLLENAYNSFVRHGANLEGEAREEYRKLTTELSKLTLDFSENNLKETNSYQMLLTKKESLAGLPEIIVEAAAETAKSEGKEGWAFTLHAPSYVPFMTYADNRDLRHRLYMAYNTKCTHDNEFNNIDIVKKIANTRMKIAQLLGYKDYAEYTLKRRMAENSRAVYKLLNQLLEAYTPTAEAEYKDVQELARLEQGNDFIIMPWDWSYYSNKLKDKKFNINEEMLRPYFELEQVKKGVFGLAEKLYGITFRKNTEIPVYHKEVEAYEVFDKDGQFLAILYTDFHPRLGKRAGAWMTSYKEQWIDKKTGENSRPHISVVMNFTKPTENKPALLTFNEVETFLHEFGHSLHGMFANSTYKSLSGTNVYWDFVELPSQIMENFAIEKDFLNTFARHYQTGEVLPDELIQRLVDASNFNVAYACLRQISFGLLDMAWYTRNVPFEGDVKVYEQEAWKKAQILPVVKETCMSTQFSHIFAGGYSAGYYSYKWAEVLDADAFSLFKQKGIFNQDVAESFRNNILSKGGTEHPMVLYKRFRGQEPTIDALLIRNGIKN, encoded by the coding sequence ATGAACAATATAACAAATGCCCAAAATCCTTTCTTCGGGCAATACCAGACACCGCACGCAACCGTGCCCTTTGACCGGATTAAAACAGAGCATTACGAGCCTGCGATCCTCGAAGGTATCAAGCAACAGAATGCGGAAATAGATGCTATCATACTAAATCCGGAAAAAGCGAACTTCAATAATACAATCGAAGCGTTCGAAGAATCGGGTGAACTACTGGATAGAGTGGTTTCAGTCTTCGGCAATATGCTTAGTGCCGAAACGAACGACGATCTGCAAGAACTGGCTCAAAAGATTATGCCGTTGCTCAGTGAGCACAGCAATAATATCACGCTGAATGAAAAGCTATTCGCCCGCGTGAAAGAAGTGTACGATCAAAAAGAGACTTTACAACTGACACAGGAACAAAGTCAGTTGCTTGAAAACGCATACAACAGCTTTGTACGACACGGTGCCAATCTGGAAGGGGAAGCGAGAGAAGAATACCGCAAGCTGACCACCGAATTGAGTAAGTTGACACTTGACTTCAGCGAAAACAACCTGAAAGAGACTAACAGCTATCAAATGCTGCTGACAAAAAAAGAAAGCCTTGCCGGACTACCGGAGATTATCGTAGAAGCTGCTGCCGAAACAGCCAAAAGCGAAGGGAAAGAAGGCTGGGCCTTCACCCTGCACGCCCCAAGTTATGTTCCATTTATGACTTATGCTGACAACCGCGATTTACGTCATAGACTGTATATGGCTTACAATACCAAGTGTACCCACGATAACGAATTCAACAATATCGATATCGTAAAGAAGATAGCCAATACACGCATGAAGATAGCTCAACTGCTAGGATACAAGGACTATGCGGAATATACATTAAAGAGGAGAATGGCTGAAAACAGCAGAGCTGTATACAAACTTCTCAATCAGTTATTGGAAGCTTACACTCCCACAGCCGAAGCGGAATATAAGGATGTACAGGAACTAGCACGTCTGGAACAAGGAAATGACTTCATTATAATGCCATGGGACTGGAGCTATTACTCAAACAAACTGAAAGATAAGAAATTCAATATTAACGAAGAAATGCTTCGCCCCTACTTTGAGCTCGAACAAGTAAAAAAAGGGGTATTCGGATTAGCAGAGAAACTATACGGAATTACTTTCCGGAAGAATACAGAAATTCCGGTTTATCACAAAGAAGTAGAGGCCTACGAAGTGTTTGATAAGGATGGGCAGTTTTTAGCTATCTTATATACGGACTTCCATCCCCGTCTTGGGAAACGTGCCGGTGCCTGGATGACAAGTTACAAAGAACAATGGATAGATAAAAAGACTGGTGAAAACAGCCGTCCACATATATCCGTCGTCATGAATTTCACCAAGCCGACCGAGAACAAGCCGGCTTTGTTGACTTTCAATGAAGTAGAGACATTCTTGCATGAATTCGGTCACAGCCTGCATGGTATGTTTGCCAACTCTACATATAAGAGTTTAAGCGGGACTAATGTATATTGGGACTTTGTGGAACTTCCTTCACAGATTATGGAAAACTTCGCCATAGAGAAAGATTTTCTCAACACCTTTGCCCGTCATTATCAGACCGGAGAAGTACTGCCGGATGAATTAATTCAACGTCTTGTGGATGCTTCAAACTTCAATGTAGCCTACGCCTGCCTCCGCCAAATCAGTTTCGGCTTACTTGATATGGCGTGGTACACACGTAACGTACCTTTCGAAGGAGACGTGAAGGTCTACGAACAAGAGGCATGGAAAAAGGCACAAATATTGCCGGTAGTGAAAGAAACCTGTATGAGTACACAGTTTTCTCATATCTTTGCAGGCGGATATTCAGCCGGATATTATAGTTATAAATGGGCAGAGGTACTGGATGCAGACGCTTTCTCGCTTTTCAAACAAAAAGGGATATTCAATCAGGACGTCGCCGAATCATTCCGCAATAATATCTTGTCGAAAGGAGGGACAGAACATCCAATGGTACTTTACAAACGCTTCCGTGGACAAGAACCGACCATTGACGCTTTATTAATCAGAAACGGGATAAAAAATTAA